In Bacteroides sp., the following proteins share a genomic window:
- a CDS encoding universal stress protein has translation MKKAILATDLSKASDLLMECVPQFKALGIEHITVFHAATISFNYMEYSGYSMMVHIEARMINMRNKMREQGIESDIVLKEGLPSQEIIDFAALHPDALIIMGSKGSGFAKRNLIGSTTLRVIQQSQSPVLMIRIKHLGRNAMGEEECVLETRDLLSHGLLLTDFSQNSGLAFNYLKENLAAHFEQLSLLHVQDTVALRHHDKETLARFNQIDRGRLEKMAEEIGDAAKTPVSKILAEGAIVPEIMREVKLNLVSLIIMGTHGRSHFSDIVLGSTVFPVIQLVESNCLLIPLKQE, from the coding sequence ATGAAAAAAGCCATTCTTGCCACCGACCTGTCGAAGGCGTCCGACCTGCTGATGGAATGCGTGCCACAGTTCAAAGCCCTGGGTATTGAGCATATCACCGTATTTCACGCAGCCACCATCAGTTTCAACTATATGGAATACAGCGGCTATTCGATGATGGTGCACATCGAAGCCCGTATGATCAATATGCGAAATAAGATGCGCGAGCAGGGCATCGAGTCCGACATCGTGCTGAAAGAGGGCCTGCCTTCGCAGGAGATCATTGACTTCGCGGCCCTGCATCCGGATGCGCTGATCATTATGGGCAGCAAGGGGTCGGGCTTTGCCAAGCGCAACCTCATCGGAAGCACCACCCTGCGCGTCATCCAGCAGAGCCAGAGCCCGGTGCTGATGATCCGCATCAAGCACCTGGGGCGCAATGCCATGGGCGAAGAGGAATGTGTCCTGGAAACGCGTGACCTGCTGAGCCATGGTTTGCTGCTGACCGATTTCTCACAAAATTCGGGGCTGGCCTTTAATTACCTGAAAGAAAACCTGGCCGCCCATTTCGAGCAGCTCAGCCTGCTGCACGTGCAGGACACCGTGGCCCTGCGCCACCACGACAAGGAGACCCTGGCACGCTTTAACCAGATCGACCGCGGTCGCCTGGAGAAGATGGCAGAAGAGATTGGTGATGCCGCCAAAACCCCCGTCAGCAAGATCCTGGCAGAAGGGGCCATTGTGCCCGAGATCATGCGCGAGGTGAAACTCAATTTGGTTTCGCTGATCATCATGGGCACCCACGGCCGCTCGCATTTCTCCGACATCGTGCTGGGTAGCACCGTCTTTCCCGTGATCCAGCTGGTAGAATCGAACTGCCTGCTGATCCCCCTGAAGCAGGAATAA